One genomic window of Anabaena sphaerica FACHB-251 includes the following:
- the fdxB gene encoding ferredoxin III, nif-specific: protein MATLTGVRFGGGTWTPKFATEIDKDKCIGCGRCIKVCGHKVLGLMALNEEGEFVEDEDDEEIERKVMTVAHPENCIGCEACSRICPKNCYSHATLDK, encoded by the coding sequence ATGGCAACATTAACAGGAGTAAGATTTGGCGGTGGGACTTGGACACCTAAATTTGCTACAGAAATTGACAAAGATAAATGTATCGGTTGTGGCAGATGTATTAAAGTATGTGGTCACAAGGTTTTAGGTTTGATGGCATTGAATGAAGAAGGTGAATTTGTCGAAGACGAAGATGATGAAGAAATTGAACGCAAAGTCATGACAGTTGCTCATCCAGAAAACTGTATTGGTTGTGAAGCTTGTTCTCGGATTTGTCCCAAGAATTGTTATTCTCATGCAACATTAGACAAATAA
- a CDS encoding DUF29 domain-containing protein has protein sequence MKTKLPTLSESLYNQDFHLWVESTIKILEQKRFDQLDIENLISEIESMGNNDKKSVKSNLRILLMHLLKWQYQPEKRTNSWRTTIKEHRNRLEDDFADSPSLKNYYLEIFNECYQKARDLASSETGLSISVFPVECPFNTDLVLKSDFFPE, from the coding sequence ATGAAAACCAAATTACCAACCTTATCAGAATCTCTCTACAACCAAGATTTTCATCTTTGGGTAGAATCAACCATCAAAATATTAGAACAAAAAAGATTTGATCAATTAGATATCGAAAATTTAATTTCTGAAATAGAAAGCATGGGGAATAATGATAAAAAATCAGTTAAAAGTAACTTGAGAATTTTATTAATGCACTTACTAAAATGGCAGTATCAACCAGAAAAAAGAACAAATAGCTGGCGTACAACAATTAAAGAACATCGTAACCGATTAGAGGATGATTTTGCAGATAGTCCTAGTTTAAAGAACTACTATTTAGAAATATTCAATGAATGTTATCAAAAAGCGAGAGATTTAGCTTCTTCAGAAACAGGTTTATCTATATCTGTGTTTCCTGTGGAATGTCCTTTTAATACTGATTTGGTTCTCAAATCTGATTTTTTCCCAGAATAA
- a CDS encoding ArsC/Spx/MgsR family protein: MARVIFYEKPGCKNNTRQKVLLTAAGHQVVAYSLLTEPWTVERLRSFFGDRPVIEWFNKAAPRIKSGEVIPENIDADTALVMMIRDPLLIRRPLLEVGDKREIGFDTDKINAWIGLKPVDDSFKEMSENLMQQDLQGCAHGHNHEHHHHGEGGCKHH; encoded by the coding sequence ATGGCCAGAGTAATTTTCTATGAAAAACCAGGCTGTAAAAACAATACCAGACAGAAAGTTTTACTCACAGCCGCAGGCCATCAAGTAGTAGCATATAGCCTATTAACAGAACCTTGGACAGTGGAAAGATTGCGGTCATTTTTTGGCGATCGCCCCGTCATCGAATGGTTTAATAAAGCCGCACCTCGGATAAAATCAGGAGAGGTGATTCCTGAAAACATCGACGCTGACACCGCTTTAGTGATGATGATCAGAGATCCCTTATTAATTCGTCGTCCTTTATTGGAAGTAGGAGATAAACGGGAAATAGGCTTTGATACCGATAAAATCAATGCCTGGATCGGCTTAAAACCCGTGGATGACTCTTTTAAAGAAATGAGTGAAAACCTCATGCAGCAGGACCTGCAAGGCTGCGCTCATGGACATAATCACGAACACCACCATCATGGGGAAGGTGGTTGTAAACATCATTAA
- a CDS encoding sulfonate ABC transporter substrate-binding protein has protein sequence MKFNLPRRAVLQKFFQYSVSALALVLVSLSVPISSNIVEAQNTTNKTGIKTKVVRLAYQTSGDIVKIKGVIDKRLEPLGVKVEWSPFPAGPQLMEAMNANRVDIGSVGETPPIFAQAAGAQLVYIAGRKPSKGEGSAIIVQRDSPIKTVKDLKGKKVVFQKGSASHYLLLRALAEVGLKYSDIQAVSLTPAEARDAFIQKKIDAWVAWDPFVAFVQKTANARVLRNASGIATQGGFYMARRSFAVENPEVVRIVLEEVDKLGEWAESNPNEVVKILAPELKLDPSLLAVVVRRRTFRLRPINSSLIAEQQRIADLFYKERVIPKKVAIKDSVLSSQQYAAITPQRISKR, from the coding sequence ATGAAGTTTAACTTACCACGACGCGCAGTTTTACAAAAATTCTTTCAATACTCAGTATCAGCATTAGCTTTAGTTTTAGTTTCTCTTTCTGTGCCAATTTCTAGTAATATAGTCGAAGCCCAAAATACAACTAATAAAACAGGTATTAAAACTAAAGTAGTCCGACTTGCTTATCAAACTTCTGGCGATATTGTGAAGATTAAAGGAGTTATAGATAAACGTCTTGAGCCTTTAGGTGTCAAGGTTGAATGGTCTCCATTTCCTGCTGGACCCCAACTTATGGAAGCGATGAATGCCAACAGAGTTGATATTGGTTCTGTCGGAGAAACACCACCAATTTTTGCTCAAGCTGCTGGCGCTCAACTTGTCTATATTGCTGGACGTAAACCTAGTAAGGGTGAAGGTAGTGCTATTATTGTTCAAAGAGATTCTCCTATTAAGACAGTTAAGGATCTTAAAGGTAAAAAAGTTGTTTTTCAAAAGGGATCAGCATCACATTATTTACTACTTAGAGCATTAGCTGAAGTCGGTTTAAAATATAGCGATATTCAAGCAGTTAGTTTAACTCCAGCAGAAGCTCGTGATGCTTTTATTCAAAAGAAAATTGATGCTTGGGTAGCTTGGGACCCTTTTGTTGCTTTTGTCCAAAAAACTGCTAATGCTCGTGTTTTGAGAAATGCGTCAGGCATTGCTACTCAAGGTGGTTTTTATATGGCTAGACGTAGCTTTGCTGTTGAAAATCCAGAAGTTGTACGTATAGTTTTAGAAGAAGTGGATAAGTTAGGGGAATGGGCAGAATCTAATCCTAATGAAGTTGTGAAAATTCTTGCTCCTGAATTAAAACTTGATCCGTCACTTTTAGCTGTCGTAGTTCGTAGACGCACATTCCGTTTACGTCCAATTAACTCATCTCTGATTGCTGAACAACAACGCATTGCTGATTTGTTCTATAAGGAAAGAGTCATTCCTAAAAAAGTTGCTATCAAAGATTCGGTTCTATCTTCTCAACAATATGCAGCTATTACACCTCAAAGAATTAGTAAAAGGTAA
- a CDS encoding ribbon-helix-helix domain-containing protein translates to MNITLKPEQEQFIQNQLAQGRFPNAEALINQALQLLQEKQREYEEWVEDVRVKVNEAGEELERGEGVPLATVNFISLE, encoded by the coding sequence ATGAATATTACCTTAAAACCAGAACAAGAACAGTTTATTCAAAATCAGTTAGCTCAAGGCAGATTTCCTAATGCTGAAGCTTTGATTAATCAAGCTCTACAGCTTTTGCAGGAAAAACAGCGAGAATATGAAGAATGGGTAGAGGATGTTAGGGTTAAAGTCAATGAAGCAGGTGAAGAATTAGAACGAGGAGAAGGAGTTCCTTTAGCAACGGTTAACTTTATTAGTTTAGAGTAG
- the ctaD gene encoding cytochrome c oxidase subunit I, with translation MTQIEFPPNMPPEDNEQETMVVSHNKHPQAWKLKDYFTFNIDHKVIGIQYLVTAFVFYLIGGLMAIALRTELATPDSDFLDPNLYNAFMTNHGTIMIFLWIVPSAIGGFGNYLVPLMMGARDMAFPKLNAIAFWLNPPAGLLLLGSFIFGGSQSGWTAYPPLSLITANNAQTMWILAIVLVGTSSILGSLNFVITILMMKVPSMKWDQVPLFCWAILATSILALLSTPVLAAGLILLLFDINFGTSFFKPDAGGNVVIYQHLFWFYSHPAVYLMILPIFGIMSEVIPTHARKPIFGYKAIAYSSVAICVVGLFVWVHHMFTSGTPGWMRMFFTISTLIVAVPTGVKIFGWVATLWGGKIRFTTAMLFAIGLLSMFVMGGLSGVTMGTAPFDVHVHDTYYVVAHFHYVLFGGSVFGIYAGIYHWFPKMTGRMMNETWGRVHFVLTLIGTNLTFLPMHELGLQGMPRRVAMYDPQFVSLNQLCTIGAFILGISVIPFAYNAINSWRNGEFAGDNPWESLTLEWTTSSPPIIENWEVLPVVTHGPYDYGHNHDESSSVTEVVS, from the coding sequence ATGACACAAATAGAATTTCCACCAAATATGCCACCAGAAGATAATGAACAAGAAACTATGGTGGTTTCTCACAATAAACATCCCCAAGCATGGAAATTGAAGGATTACTTCACCTTTAATATTGATCACAAAGTAATTGGGATTCAATATTTGGTGACGGCCTTTGTATTTTATTTGATTGGTGGGTTGATGGCGATCGCACTTCGCACCGAATTAGCCACACCAGATTCCGATTTTCTTGATCCAAATCTGTATAACGCCTTCATGACAAATCACGGAACAATCATGATTTTCCTCTGGATTGTTCCCAGTGCAATTGGCGGATTTGGTAACTATCTAGTTCCCTTAATGATGGGTGCTAGAGATATGGCGTTTCCTAAATTAAATGCGATCGCCTTTTGGTTAAATCCACCCGCAGGTTTACTATTATTAGGTAGTTTCATTTTTGGTGGTTCTCAATCAGGTTGGACAGCTTACCCACCTTTAAGTTTAATTACCGCCAACAACGCTCAAACAATGTGGATTTTAGCCATTGTTTTAGTGGGAACTTCCTCAATTTTAGGTTCACTCAACTTTGTCATCACTATTTTGATGATGAAAGTTCCTAGCATGAAATGGGATCAAGTTCCCTTATTTTGCTGGGCAATTTTAGCAACTTCCATCCTCGCACTTTTATCTACACCAGTATTAGCAGCAGGTTTAATTCTGCTGTTATTTGACATCAACTTTGGCACTTCTTTCTTCAAACCAGATGCAGGTGGTAACGTCGTTATTTACCAACATTTATTCTGGTTTTATTCCCATCCGGCAGTTTATTTAATGATTCTGCCGATTTTCGGGATTATGTCAGAAGTAATTCCCACCCATGCACGAAAACCGATTTTTGGATATAAAGCGATCGCTTATTCCAGTGTCGCTATTTGCGTCGTCGGTTTATTCGTTTGGGTACACCATATGTTTACCAGTGGAACACCCGGATGGATGCGGATGTTCTTCACTATTTCCACACTTATAGTTGCAGTTCCCACAGGTGTCAAAATCTTCGGTTGGGTAGCAACACTTTGGGGTGGAAAAATCCGGTTTACCACCGCCATGTTATTCGCCATTGGTTTATTATCAATGTTCGTCATGGGTGGTTTAAGCGGCGTAACCATGGGAACAGCACCCTTTGATGTTCACGTCCACGATACATATTATGTAGTCGCACATTTCCACTACGTTTTATTTGGTGGTTCTGTATTTGGTATTTACGCAGGTATCTATCATTGGTTCCCCAAAATGACAGGTAGAATGATGAATGAAACCTGGGGAAGAGTTCATTTTGTTCTGACCTTAATTGGTACTAACTTAACATTTTTACCCATGCACGAACTCGGTTTACAAGGAATGCCTCGCCGAGTTGCCATGTATGACCCCCAATTTGTGAGCTTAAACCAGCTTTGCACCATTGGCGCATTCATTTTGGGTATTTCTGTAATTCCCTTCGCTTACAACGCCATTAACAGTTGGAGAAACGGTGAATTTGCAGGTGATAATCCTTGGGAAAGTTTAACTTTAGAATGGACAACCAGTTCACCTCCAATTATTGAAAACTGGGAAGTTTTACCTGTCGTCACTCATGGACCCTATGACTATGGCCATAACCATGATGAATCTTCATCGGTGACAGAAGTTGTAAGTTAA
- a CDS encoding formylglycine-generating enzyme family protein, with protein sequence MVNYNGNYAYKSGAKGQYRQQTTDVGTFFPNSFGLYDMHGNVWKWCEDDWQENYINAPTGGSVWISRDDLKQLRGAYWSDDPEECRFASRYVSILYQFIIKISVTVYLKYRK encoded by the coding sequence TTGGTAAACTACAACGGTAATTATGCTTATAAATCCGGTGCGAAAGGTCAATATCGACAGCAAACAACTGATGTAGGAACTTTTTTCCCTAACTCTTTTGGTTTGTATGATATGCACGGGAATGTATGGAAGTGGTGTGAAGATGACTGGCAGGAAAATTATATAAACGCGCCTACAGGCGGTAGTGTTTGGATTAGCCGAGATGATTTAAAGCAGTTGCGTGGCGCTTATTGGAGTGACGATCCTGAAGAATGCCGTTTTGCGTCTCGCTATGTTTCTATCCTTTACCAGTTTATAATTAAAATATCAGTTACAGTCTATTTAAAATACAGGAAATAG
- a CDS encoding TauD/TfdA dioxygenase family protein: MTTLTLTKFQITPLDAPLGAVVTGLDASQTIAPEVILQLKQALRDYHILIFKNQSLTDEQFLNFSFYFGSLFVPPDNIPVLASQPGVTPVIIPVSNVDGGYTGTGELAFHSDHKWTPFPSSGSLLYALEVPSEGGDTSWLNLNLAYETLDESTKKRIANLQLITYNPFLNKPGEPRKKYRENKSIPLISPVFPHPLVRTHPESGKKILYLDYATEVEVVGLDPQEGQELIAQLRYHLHQRQFYYQHKWSVGDIVYWDNQSTLHYRQAFDPNQRRVLKRISLAGSRPF; the protein is encoded by the coding sequence ATGACGACTCTAACTTTAACCAAATTTCAAATTACTCCTCTTGATGCACCCTTGGGAGCAGTAGTTACTGGACTAGATGCTAGTCAAACCATTGCACCTGAAGTTATTTTACAATTAAAACAAGCACTGCGGGATTATCATATTCTCATCTTCAAAAATCAAAGTTTGACTGATGAGCAATTTTTAAACTTTAGTTTTTACTTTGGTTCTCTTTTTGTCCCTCCAGATAATATTCCAGTTCTGGCTTCTCAGCCCGGAGTAACACCAGTTATAATTCCTGTTTCTAATGTTGATGGTGGTTATACAGGAACAGGTGAATTAGCTTTTCATTCTGACCACAAATGGACTCCTTTTCCTTCCAGTGGTTCTTTACTTTATGCTTTAGAAGTTCCATCTGAAGGGGGAGATACTTCCTGGTTAAATCTAAATTTAGCTTATGAAACCCTGGATGAATCAACAAAAAAACGGATTGCTAATTTACAGTTGATTACTTATAATCCGTTTTTAAATAAACCAGGAGAACCCCGAAAAAAATATCGTGAAAATAAGAGTATTCCTCTCATTAGTCCCGTATTTCCCCATCCATTGGTGAGAACACATCCAGAAAGTGGCAAGAAGATTTTATATTTAGACTACGCCACAGAAGTTGAAGTTGTAGGTTTAGATCCCCAAGAGGGTCAAGAATTAATAGCACAGTTGCGATATCATCTGCATCAACGTCAATTTTATTATCAACATAAATGGTCTGTGGGCGATATTGTTTATTGGGATAATCAATCTACATTGCATTACCGTCAAGCTTTTGATCCTAATCAACGTCGAGTTTTAAAACGGATTAGTTTAGCGGGAAGTCGCCCATTTTAG
- a CDS encoding cytochrome c oxidase subunit II, translating to MQKVPVSLWTLLAGMIISPISIWIGQNHHLLPVQASQQAPLVDGFFNIMFTIAIALFLVVEGTILIFLFIYRRRPGDNSDGTPVEGNLALEIFWTAVPTVIVIVLGIYSVDVYNQMGGLEPGSHPHGHVAMAASMNDGSQSLAAPNIGIGGSPQTQGKPADLVVDVKGIQFAWLFNYPETGIAAGELHVPVGADVQLNLSADDVIHSFWVPQFRLKQDAIPGVPTELRFVATKPGTYPVVCAELCGGYHGSMRTQVIVHSQEDFDSWLTENQLAQKQGQPQIVAVNPANLSTSDFLAPYINDMRVSTETVESLVVRAKHSGDQ from the coding sequence ATGCAAAAAGTTCCTGTGTCGTTATGGACGCTGTTAGCTGGGATGATAATTTCCCCTATCAGCATTTGGATTGGTCAAAATCACCATTTACTGCCTGTACAAGCATCACAACAAGCGCCTTTGGTAGACGGATTTTTTAATATCATGTTTACCATTGCGATCGCTCTTTTTCTGGTAGTTGAAGGGACGATTCTAATTTTCTTGTTTATCTATCGTCGCCGTCCAGGAGACAATAGTGATGGTACACCCGTAGAAGGTAATTTAGCCTTAGAAATCTTTTGGACAGCAGTACCAACTGTCATTGTTATTGTTCTAGGTATCTACAGTGTAGATGTTTATAACCAAATGGGAGGTTTAGAACCGGGTAGTCATCCTCATGGCCATGTGGCGATGGCTGCTAGTATGAATGATGGTTCTCAATCTTTAGCTGCTCCTAATATTGGTATTGGTGGAAGTCCTCAAACTCAAGGTAAACCAGCAGATTTGGTAGTTGATGTTAAAGGGATTCAGTTTGCTTGGTTGTTTAACTATCCCGAAACTGGTATTGCTGCTGGTGAATTACACGTTCCCGTTGGTGCTGATGTGCAGTTAAACTTATCAGCAGATGATGTAATTCATTCCTTCTGGGTTCCTCAATTTCGACTCAAACAAGATGCTATTCCTGGTGTACCCACAGAACTCAGATTTGTCGCTACAAAACCTGGTACATATCCTGTAGTTTGTGCAGAATTGTGTGGGGGTTATCACGGTTCAATGCGGACACAGGTAATTGTTCACAGCCAAGAAGATTTTGATAGCTGGTTAACAGAAAATCAGTTAGCTCAAAAGCAAGGACAGCCTCAAATTGTAGCAGTAAATCCTGCTAATTTATCAACTTCTGATTTTCTTGCGCCCTACATCAATGATATGAGAGTGAGTACAGAAACTGTTGAGTCATTAGTCGTAAGGGCGAAGCATTCGGGCGATCAATGA
- a CDS encoding cupin produces the protein MQGKDWFVSGDGQHQICKSAKEWDLLRENYRLYRFLTEIEDVLNDVGDESTRLPEIRMLVRQLIINSYWVQSQFLEPDPKTGNSVLLLYDELGFPLTVQTVAFAPGTTSNIHNHGTWGVVAILKGQEKNTFWRRTSTPEFPDKIEKVGEVDLYPGDLISFTPETIHHVQAVGEEPTVTFNIYGETDPKNRFEFEIINHIAKKF, from the coding sequence ATGCAAGGTAAGGATTGGTTTGTCTCTGGAGATGGACAGCATCAAATCTGTAAATCCGCGAAAGAATGGGATTTATTGCGTGAAAATTATCGCCTATATCGGTTTCTAACTGAGATAGAAGATGTTCTCAATGATGTTGGGGATGAATCAACTCGTCTCCCAGAAATTAGAATGTTAGTTAGGCAATTGATTATTAATTCTTATTGGGTACAAAGTCAATTTTTAGAACCCGATCCAAAAACAGGAAATTCGGTTTTATTGTTATACGATGAATTAGGTTTTCCCTTAACTGTGCAAACAGTCGCATTTGCACCAGGAACAACTTCTAATATTCATAATCATGGAACATGGGGAGTAGTAGCAATATTAAAAGGTCAGGAAAAAAATACATTTTGGCGACGAACTTCAACACCAGAATTTCCTGATAAAATTGAGAAAGTAGGAGAAGTTGATTTATATCCAGGAGACTTAATTAGTTTTACACCTGAGACAATACATCATGTTCAAGCAGTTGGTGAAGAACCAACAGTTACATTTAATATTTATGGAGAAACTGACCCAAAAAACAGATTTGAATTTGAGATCATTAACCATATTGCTAAAAAATTTTAA
- the ssuC gene encoding aliphatic sulfonate ABC transporter permease SsuC produces MKLSSTSTDFSSKYSKKKNKFYFKFFKNRYFQSFIPWVVPVTIIIAWQFLSSIGFIPTRILPAPLAVVGATIKLAQTGELFRNIGISSLRAISGFLLGGGIGFSLGLLNGISPIAEKLLDTSLQMLRNIPNLALIPLVILWFGIGDEARLFLVSLGVMFPIYLNTFHGIRSVDAGLIEMGKIYGLNTWGLFWRIILPGAMSSILVGVRFSLGIMWLTLIVAETIAADSGIGYMATNAREFMQTDVVVLSIVIYALFGKLADVVARALENYWLQWNPNYLKG; encoded by the coding sequence ATGAAACTTTCTTCTACTTCTACTGATTTTTCATCCAAGTATTCAAAGAAAAAAAATAAGTTCTATTTTAAGTTTTTCAAAAATCGCTATTTTCAGTCCTTTATCCCTTGGGTTGTACCCGTAACAATAATTATAGCGTGGCAATTCTTGTCTTCTATTGGCTTTATTCCTACGAGAATATTACCAGCACCTTTAGCAGTTGTTGGTGCTACTATTAAATTGGCTCAAACAGGTGAACTTTTCAGAAATATTGGTATTAGTTCTCTACGGGCAATCTCTGGATTTTTACTTGGAGGAGGTATTGGATTTAGTTTAGGTTTACTGAATGGTATTTCTCCCATTGCCGAAAAATTGTTAGATACATCTCTTCAAATGCTACGAAATATTCCTAACTTAGCATTAATTCCATTGGTAATTTTATGGTTTGGTATTGGTGATGAGGCACGATTATTTCTGGTATCTTTGGGTGTAATGTTCCCTATTTATTTAAATACTTTTCATGGAATTCGCAGCGTTGATGCAGGATTAATTGAAATGGGGAAAATCTACGGTTTAAATACTTGGGGGTTGTTTTGGCGAATTATTCTTCCAGGGGCTATGTCTTCTATCTTAGTAGGTGTGCGATTTTCTTTAGGAATTATGTGGTTAACTCTCATTGTTGCTGAAACAATTGCTGCTGATTCTGGCATTGGATACATGGCAACAAATGCTAGAGAATTTATGCAAACTGATGTTGTGGTTTTGAGCATTGTAATATATGCTTTGTTTGGTAAGCTGGCTGATGTCGTAGCTAGAGCTTTGGAGAATTATTGGTTGCAGTGGAATCCTAATTATTTGAAGGGTTAA
- a CDS encoding cytochrome c oxidase subunit 3: MTAITTSEHHEGGHEAHPDLRVWGLLTFLVSESLMFGGFFATYLFFKGTTAVWPPEGTEVELFIPTINTIILVSSSFVIHFGDMAIKRNSVGWMRFWYFITAVMGAVFLAGQVYEYQNLGYGLTTNLFANCFYIMTGFHGLHVFIGLLLILGVLWRSLRRGHYSAVKHTGIEMAEIYWHFVDIIWIVLFTLVYILNAF; this comes from the coding sequence ATGACTGCAATTACAACAAGTGAACATCACGAAGGTGGACACGAAGCACATCCAGATTTAAGAGTTTGGGGACTGTTGACTTTTCTGGTTTCTGAATCTTTGATGTTTGGCGGATTTTTTGCTACCTATTTATTTTTTAAAGGTACTACCGCAGTTTGGCCACCAGAAGGAACAGAAGTAGAATTATTTATTCCCACAATTAACACTATCATCCTCGTTTCTAGTAGTTTTGTCATTCACTTTGGTGATATGGCAATTAAAAGAAATAGTGTTGGTTGGATGCGGTTTTGGTATTTTATCACCGCAGTTATGGGTGCTGTATTCCTAGCCGGTCAGGTTTATGAATACCAGAATTTAGGCTATGGTTTAACTACCAACCTCTTCGCTAATTGCTTTTATATCATGACAGGTTTCCACGGGTTACACGTCTTTATTGGACTGTTGTTAATCTTGGGAGTATTATGGCGTTCTTTGCGTCGTGGCCATTATTCTGCTGTTAAACATACAGGCATAGAAATGGCAGAAATTTACTGGCACTTTGTTGATATTATTTGGATTGTTCTCTTCACTTTGGTTTACATCCTCAACGCATTTTAA
- a CDS encoding aliphatic sulfonate ABC transporter substrate-binding protein yields MPNWKDKIESWKRLRITRRHALFAFGYSVVLSTTLFSCNSPQQSNSEINNTASNTTNTSTSGNSSTTNQKVVRIVRSKQLTALAVLEKQGTLEKRLEPLGYKVEWPEFAAGPQQLEALNAGGLDIASTAESPPIFSQAAGAPLVYLAANSSDGQAVSLLVPANSPVKSVKDLKGKKIAFQKASIGHYLTVRAVEKEGLKLTDVESVFLAPPDANAAFSQGKVNAWFIWEPFVTRNVQNKVGRVLIDGSNGLRDTNNFISTNRKFYQENPQVIKIFLEELQKEQVWAKNNRKEIAELLSATTQLDVPTLEKMHSKYDFSLVPITDAVINKQQEVADKWYSLGLIPKKVNVKDGFLTPEQYAEITPKEVLASK; encoded by the coding sequence ATGCCAAATTGGAAAGATAAAATTGAATCATGGAAACGCCTACGTATTACTCGTCGTCATGCCTTATTTGCTTTTGGTTATAGTGTAGTTTTATCAACTACACTATTTAGTTGCAATAGTCCACAACAAAGTAATTCAGAGATAAACAATACAGCATCTAATACAACTAATACATCTACCTCTGGGAACAGTTCTACCACTAACCAAAAAGTAGTGAGGATAGTCCGTTCTAAACAACTGACAGCCTTAGCAGTTTTAGAAAAACAAGGTACTCTAGAAAAACGATTAGAACCTCTAGGTTATAAAGTGGAATGGCCTGAATTTGCCGCAGGTCCACAACAATTAGAAGCTTTAAATGCAGGTGGACTTGATATTGCTTCCACTGCTGAATCACCTCCTATTTTTTCCCAAGCGGCTGGCGCACCCCTCGTTTATTTAGCTGCTAATTCTTCTGATGGTCAAGCAGTTTCTCTTTTAGTTCCAGCTAATTCACCCGTTAAAAGTGTCAAGGATTTAAAAGGTAAAAAAATTGCTTTTCAAAAAGCATCTATTGGGCATTATTTGACAGTTAGAGCCGTAGAAAAAGAAGGTTTAAAACTAACTGATGTTGAGTCTGTTTTTCTAGCACCTCCAGATGCTAATGCAGCCTTTAGTCAAGGTAAAGTTAATGCTTGGTTCATTTGGGAGCCATTCGTTACCAGAAATGTACAGAACAAAGTTGGTCGTGTGTTGATAGATGGTAGTAATGGTTTAAGAGATACTAATAATTTTATTTCTACAAACCGTAAATTCTATCAAGAAAATCCTCAAGTGATTAAAATATTTTTGGAAGAATTACAAAAAGAACAAGTTTGGGCAAAGAATAATCGTAAAGAAATTGCTGAATTGCTCAGTGCAACAACTCAGCTTGATGTACCAACATTAGAAAAAATGCACAGCAAATATGATTTTTCATTAGTGCCTATTACCGATGCAGTGATCAACAAGCAACAAGAAGTTGCAGATAAATGGTACAGCCTGGGACTAATACCCAAGAAAGTTAATGTTAAAGACGGGTTTTTAACACCGGAACAATATGCAGAAATTACCCCCAAAGAAGTGTTAGCAAGTAAATAA
- a CDS encoding Uma2 family endonuclease, whose product MITTVERRYSLDEYRAIEEKAEGRNEYHDGEIVPMPGGSLNHSRIGGNIFSFLKFLLRDSQFEPINSDLRLWIPEYRRGLYPDVMVFASEPQLNENRNDEVLNPTLIIEVLSSSTADYDHKDKFRMYRSISSFCEYLLVEQDEIFIEKYSKQCQGWLLSDFNNLEKSITLESIGVELPIAEIYRGVVFG is encoded by the coding sequence ATGATTACCACTGTTGAGCGTCGTTATAGTTTAGATGAATATCGCGCCATTGAAGAAAAAGCTGAAGGGCGCAATGAATATCATGATGGAGAAATTGTACCAATGCCAGGAGGATCACTCAACCACAGCCGTATCGGTGGTAACATTTTTTCATTTCTAAAATTTCTTCTCCGTGATAGTCAGTTTGAGCCAATTAATAGCGATTTACGTTTATGGATACCTGAATATAGAAGGGGTTTATATCCAGATGTGATGGTTTTTGCAAGTGAACCACAATTAAATGAAAATCGCAATGATGAAGTTTTAAATCCTACCTTAATTATAGAAGTATTATCTTCTTCTACCGCAGATTATGACCATAAAGACAAGTTTAGAATGTATCGTTCAATTAGCAGTTTTTGTGAATATTTATTAGTTGAACAAGATGAAATTTTTATAGAAAAATATAGTAAACAATGTCAAGGTTGGTTATTAAGTGATTTTAATAATTTAGAAAAATCTATTACTTTAGAGTCAATTGGGGTTGAATTACCAATAGCAGAAATTTATCGTGGTGTTGTTTTTGGATAA